Within the Rhizobium grahamii genome, the region CTTCCCGGGCGACGACATTCCGGTCATCAAGGGCTCGGCTCTGGCCGCTCTCGAAGATTCCGACAAGAAGATCGGCGAAGACGCGATCCGCGAGCTGATGGCGGCTGTCGACGCCTACATCCCGACGCCTGAGCGTCCGATCGACCAGCCGTTCCTGATGCCGATCGAAGACGTGTTCTCGATCTCTGGCCGTGGTACGGTTGTGACCGGCCGCGTCGAGCGTGGCATCGTCAAGGTTGGCGAAGAAGTCGAAATCGTCGGCATCCGCGCGACCTCGAAGACGACGGTTACCGGCGTTGAAATGTTCCGCAAGCTGCTCGATCAGGGCCAGGCTGGCGACAACATCGGCGCCCTGGTTCGCGGTGTTAACCGTGACGGCGTTGAGCGTGGTCAGATCCTGTGCAAGCCGGGCTCTGTCAAGCCGCACAAGAAGTTCATGGCCGAAGCCTACATCCTGACGAAGGAAGAAGGCGGCCGTCATACGCCGTTCTTCACCAACTACCGTCCGCAGTTCTACTTCCGTACGACTGACGTGACCGGTATCGTCTCGCTGCCGGAAGGCACGGAAATGGTTATGCCTGGCGACAACGTCACCGTTGCTGTCGAGCTGATCGTTCCGATCGCGATGGAAGAAAAGCTGCGCTTCGCTATCCGCGAAGGCGGCCGTACCGTCGGCGCAGGCATCGTCGCCTCGATCGTCGAGTAATCTTCGGATTATCCAATTGAAGAAGCCCCGCTGGAAACAGCGGGGCTTTTTTTGTCCATCCTCCTGTGGCGCGCTTCGGTGGTGCAATCCCTGCTGTCGGGCACACTTGCGCTTGACCGCGAAGCCGTTATCTATGCCTCCAATTGCATACGGGAGGACATCATGAAAAAGCGCATTCTCTTTACGGGTGGTTCGGGCAAGGCAGGGCGCCATGCCGTGCCTTGGCTGGTCAATGCCGGCTATGAGGTGCACAACGTCGATCTCGTGCCGCTGGACAGCCCCGGCGTGACAAACCTGATCGCCGATATCACTGACAGCGGCCAGGTATTCAACGCGCTTTCGATGCACCGGGACTTTCCCGACCTGGATGCGGGCAGGGGCGTCCAGCCCTTTGATGCGGTTGTGCATTTCGCGGCAATCCCGCGCATCCTCATCAAGCCTGAC harbors:
- the tuf gene encoding elongation factor Tu; this translates as MAKSKFERNKPHVNIGTIGHVDHGKTSLTAAITKYFGEFKAYDQIDAAPEEKARGITISTAHVEYETPNRHYAHVDCPGHADYVKNMITGAAQMDGAILVCSAADGPMPQTREHILLARQVGVPAIVVFLNKVDQVDDAELLELVELEVRELLSSYDFPGDDIPVIKGSALAALEDSDKKIGEDAIRELMAAVDAYIPTPERPIDQPFLMPIEDVFSISGRGTVVTGRVERGIVKVGEEVEIVGIRATSKTTVTGVEMFRKLLDQGQAGDNIGALVRGVNRDGVERGQILCKPGSVKPHKKFMAEAYILTKEEGGRHTPFFTNYRPQFYFRTTDVTGIVSLPEGTEMVMPGDNVTVAVELIVPIAMEEKLRFAIREGGRTVGAGIVASIVE